One stretch of Cohnella algarum DNA includes these proteins:
- a CDS encoding helix-turn-helix domain-containing protein, protein MRTYLIGLLRFSFMIGAIPVIVIGLFSYYIASSDIENKVKDSNMQLLLQTQMRVEQMVKTLQTGALQFSQTSLVKQALDETWTPRDFVKVREMAKGLSNLQTSVMVHQAYFVNLEREWLVGYNQFKPLDEYEDRKAIESFAAHPNSLFFASGESIGETGASFETGEFPETAGRPETNSETLAMVQKIPLISNAPPRGLLVVQLLKKDVESLLADTDTLGLHYMIDGEGNDLLQTFPITEPKKEMLAETYRAIHRDIWSRIRDGQMAEGTFDARLGGDPVIVTYRSSPGGDWAYVSVSSVSEMTKQTKAIALLTIGVCLLIFALVFGLAFYGSRRMYMPIQKLLDLTRQLGAEPEAPGESRRQNEMLRIEDSIRSLWTTKSELQRQVHSQFGHLKELLVLKLFTGQIKAQHFLAQSKTFAFPEAWNRLFVMTVQIDTLQNTHYGEHDRELLLFAVSNIVSEMIPSSERFDPVLLDQSQSTLLADRSDSPQEGKERAYRTAESVQKQVEHYLKLTVSIGISRPFADLADTVKAYGESLAALKGRMSLGNGIIAGFDDSGKRSREETAVYSHLKVMEERIVHYLKAGDAEKRDEAFDEYLAAVFEKEVFFKEHVLLLLQLVGKIVQLVQEQGIAAGNWLNGEQIARKLLTLGTRAEVVLWFRERLFGPVSEMLSQQAESQYQSIASLMLKFVHEGYDSEISLESCAALLSYHPVYLSRVFKKEVGVTFSEYLTEYRMNKAKDMLENTKMKIAEIGEKLQYKNTSAFIRTFSKTTGTTPGKYRESRQQL, encoded by the coding sequence ATGCGGACTTACTTGATCGGGCTGCTGCGGTTCAGCTTTATGATCGGAGCGATTCCCGTCATCGTCATCGGATTGTTTTCCTATTACATAGCTTCGTCCGATATCGAAAACAAGGTGAAGGACAGCAACATGCAGTTGCTGCTGCAGACGCAAATGCGCGTCGAACAAATGGTCAAAACGCTGCAAACCGGAGCGCTGCAATTTTCCCAAACTTCGCTCGTCAAACAGGCGCTGGACGAAACCTGGACGCCCCGCGACTTCGTCAAGGTTCGGGAAATGGCAAAGGGACTGAGCAATTTGCAGACGTCGGTCATGGTGCACCAGGCGTATTTCGTCAACCTGGAGCGGGAGTGGCTGGTCGGCTACAACCAGTTCAAGCCGCTGGACGAATATGAGGACCGGAAGGCGATCGAGTCGTTCGCCGCGCATCCGAACAGCCTCTTCTTTGCGTCGGGCGAATCGATCGGAGAGACGGGCGCGAGCTTCGAAACCGGAGAATTCCCCGAAACGGCCGGCCGGCCGGAAACGAATTCGGAAACGCTTGCGATGGTGCAAAAAATACCGCTCATTTCGAACGCCCCGCCAAGAGGGCTGCTCGTTGTCCAATTGCTCAAAAAAGACGTCGAAAGCCTGCTTGCCGACACCGATACGCTCGGCCTGCATTATATGATCGACGGCGAAGGCAACGATTTATTGCAAACGTTTCCAATTACGGAGCCGAAAAAGGAGATGCTGGCGGAAACCTATCGCGCCATCCATCGCGATATTTGGTCCCGCATTCGCGACGGGCAGATGGCCGAAGGAACGTTCGACGCCCGTCTCGGGGGCGATCCCGTCATCGTCACGTACCGGTCCTCGCCCGGCGGGGATTGGGCTTACGTTTCCGTTTCTTCCGTGTCCGAAATGACGAAGCAGACGAAGGCGATCGCGCTGCTGACGATCGGAGTTTGCCTGCTGATTTTCGCGCTCGTATTCGGACTCGCGTTTTACGGAAGCCGGCGAATGTACATGCCGATTCAGAAGCTGCTGGACCTGACCCGCCAACTCGGAGCGGAGCCGGAGGCGCCGGGGGAATCCCGGCGCCAAAACGAAATGCTCCGCATCGAGGACAGCATTCGTTCCCTGTGGACGACGAAAAGCGAGCTTCAGCGCCAGGTCCACAGTCAATTCGGCCATTTGAAGGAGCTGCTCGTCCTGAAGCTGTTTACGGGGCAAATCAAGGCGCAGCATTTCCTTGCCCAGTCGAAGACGTTCGCGTTTCCGGAGGCGTGGAACCGGCTTTTCGTCATGACGGTGCAAATCGATACGCTGCAAAATACGCACTACGGGGAACATGACCGGGAGCTTCTGCTGTTCGCCGTAAGCAACATCGTTTCGGAAATGATTCCCTCCTCCGAAAGGTTCGATCCGGTGCTGCTCGACCAGTCGCAGTCGACGCTGCTCGCCGACCGCTCCGATTCGCCGCAGGAGGGCAAGGAGCGGGCGTACCGGACCGCGGAATCGGTGCAAAAGCAGGTCGAGCATTATTTGAAGCTTACCGTCAGCATCGGCATCAGCCGTCCGTTCGCCGATCTGGCGGACACGGTCAAAGCTTACGGCGAAAGCCTGGCCGCGCTGAAAGGAAGGATGAGCCTCGGCAACGGCATTATCGCCGGGTTCGACGACAGCGGCAAGCGAAGCAGGGAAGAAACCGCGGTTTATTCGCACTTGAAGGTGATGGAGGAACGGATCGTCCATTATTTGAAAGCCGGAGACGCGGAAAAACGCGACGAGGCGTTCGACGAATATTTGGCCGCCGTTTTCGAAAAGGAAGTGTTTTTCAAAGAGCATGTGCTGCTCCTGCTCCAGCTGGTCGGAAAAATCGTCCAGCTCGTTCAGGAACAAGGCATCGCCGCCGGAAATTGGCTGAACGGCGAGCAAATCGCGCGAAAGCTGCTCACGCTCGGCACCCGTGCCGAGGTCGTGCTGTGGTTCCGGGAGCGATTGTTCGGGCCCGTGTCGGAAATGCTGAGCCAGCAAGCCGAATCCCAATACCAGAGCATCGCAAGCCTTATGCTGAAGTTCGTGCACGAAGGCTACGACAGCGAAATTTCGCTGGAATCGTGCGCGGCGCTTTTGAGCTATCATCCGGTCTATTTGAGCCGCGTGTTCAAAAAAGAAGTCGGCGTCACGTTCAGCGAGTATTTGACGGAATACCGGATGAACAAGGCGAAGGACATGCTGGAAAACACGAAAATGAAAATCGCCGAAATCGGGGAAAAGCTGCAGTACAAAAACACGAGCGCGTTCATTCGCACGTTCAGCAAGACGACGGGAACGACGCCGGGCAAATACCGGGAAAGCCGGCAGCAGCTTTAA
- a CDS encoding carbohydrate ABC transporter permease has product MRDRTPGGRLFDAVNYAILSAVACVCILPFIYVLAVSFTSPEEVARGGLILFPREWSLAAYEYIFSTGTLTNSLLITVYVTVVGTLINLIFTTTMAYPLSRTRLRGRQGVLLGVLITMLFSGGMIPTYFVVSGLGLTNTLWSLMIPSAISAFNLIVLKNFFQQIPSEVEDSAKIDGCNDVEVFFRIALPLSGPAIATFALFYSVDHWNTFFNAVLYLNDSSKWTIQVYLREIVILAQSNIGDSSRLEEMNIQPLTIRMAVVVFATLPIMLVYPFLQKHFVKGVMLGSVKG; this is encoded by the coding sequence ATGCGGGACCGGACGCCGGGGGGGCGCCTGTTCGACGCCGTCAACTATGCGATTTTGTCCGCCGTCGCTTGCGTTTGCATTCTGCCGTTTATTTACGTATTGGCCGTCTCGTTCACGAGTCCCGAGGAAGTGGCCCGCGGGGGGCTGATCCTGTTTCCCCGGGAATGGTCGCTTGCCGCCTACGAATATATTTTCTCGACCGGCACCTTGACGAACAGCCTGCTGATCACCGTCTACGTGACCGTCGTCGGCACGCTCATCAACCTGATTTTTACGACGACGATGGCGTATCCCTTGTCGAGAACGAGGCTTCGCGGCCGGCAGGGCGTCCTGCTGGGCGTGCTCATTACGATGCTGTTCAGCGGCGGCATGATCCCGACTTATTTCGTTGTCAGCGGGCTCGGCCTGACGAATACGTTATGGTCGCTTATGATCCCGAGCGCCATCAGCGCGTTCAATCTGATCGTGCTCAAAAACTTTTTTCAGCAAATTCCGTCCGAGGTGGAGGATTCGGCGAAAATCGACGGCTGCAACGATGTCGAGGTGTTTTTCCGCATCGCTCTTCCGCTGTCCGGGCCGGCGATCGCGACGTTCGCGCTGTTTTATTCCGTCGATCACTGGAACACGTTTTTCAACGCGGTCCTGTACTTGAACGACAGCTCGAAGTGGACGATTCAGGTATACCTGCGCGAAATCGTCATTTTGGCGCAAAGCAATATCGGCGATTCGTCCCGGCTAGAGGAGATGAACATCCAGCCGCTGACGATCCGGATGGCGGTCGTCGTCTTCGCGACGCTGCCGATTATGCTCGTTTATCCTTTTTTGCAGAAGCATTTCGTCAAAGGCGTTATGCTCGGTTCGGTCAAAGGCTGA
- a CDS encoding phosphatidylglycerophosphatase A, with translation MSELNNYRLNSKEVAQATEEWLIKRGVNKGQIGQLVMLLQKEYFPELTLDECIANVEAVLSKREVQNAILTGIQLDILAEEGKLLPPLQNMIWNDEGLYGCDEVLALSIVNVYGSIGFTNFGYVDKLKPGILKKLNDRSDKEIHTFLDDIVGAIAAAASSRIAHRKQAEREAAADFGSSD, from the coding sequence ATGTCCGAATTGAACAACTACCGCCTGAACAGCAAAGAAGTGGCGCAAGCTACCGAGGAATGGTTGATCAAACGCGGTGTGAACAAGGGACAAATCGGCCAGCTGGTCATGCTCCTTCAAAAGGAATACTTCCCCGAATTGACGCTGGACGAATGCATAGCGAACGTGGAAGCGGTTCTGTCCAAACGCGAGGTGCAGAACGCGATTTTGACCGGCATTCAATTGGATATTCTGGCCGAGGAAGGAAAGCTCCTGCCGCCTTTGCAAAACATGATCTGGAACGACGAAGGCCTGTACGGGTGCGACGAAGTGCTCGCCCTCAGCATCGTCAACGTCTACGGGAGCATCGGCTTTACGAATTTCGGCTACGTGGATAAGCTCAAGCCGGGCATTTTGAAAAAGCTGAACGATCGCTCCGACAAGGAAATTCATACGTTTTTGGACGATATCGTAGGAGCGATCGCCGCCGCCGCTTCCAGCCGGATCGCGCACCGCAAGCAGGCGGAACGCGAAGCCGCCGCGGATTTCGGTTCGTCGGACTGA
- the asnB gene encoding asparagine synthase (glutamine-hydrolyzing), which translates to MCGITGWIDWKVDLTKQANIVEKMTETLQLRGPDASGTWLSRSCAFGHRRLSVMDPLNGAQPMIRPTRTADDHDCVIVYNGELYNAPELRKELELRGHSFRTTCDTEVLLLSYVEWGPACVDKLNGIFAFAIWRTDEEKLFMARDRLGVKPLFYRREEGRLLFGSEPKAILAHPDVPAEVDGEGLAELFALGPARTPGVGVWRGMSELKPGHCLTYDRDGMKIAAYWRLSSRPHEEDERATAERVGELLDDTVRRQLVSDVPVCTLLSGGLDSSALTALAVRYYGETEQGQVHTYSIDYVDNDKHFTAHDFQPNSDAPWIKRMNEFLGTNHHYVQFDTPELVEALEAAVLAKDVPGMADIDASLYLFCREIKKDATVAISGEAADEVFGGYPWFHRQEALTASTFPWSLSAGLRESVLSPELKAHIRPLDYIADRYAQALGEVPKLQGEDEAAARMRVMSYLNITRFMPTLLDRKDRMSMAAGLEVRVPFCDHRLVEYVFNIPWELKMAGQREKGILRRALEGVLPDDVLYRKKSPYPKTHNPAYLEAVRSLLTERLNDPSSPLLPLIDAEHIRGLVRTADARSHLPWFGQLMSAPQLFAYLLQFDFWLRKYNVSIV; encoded by the coding sequence ATGTGCGGAATTACCGGTTGGATCGATTGGAAGGTCGATTTGACGAAACAAGCGAACATCGTGGAAAAAATGACGGAGACGCTGCAGCTGCGCGGACCCGACGCGTCCGGCACATGGCTATCGCGAAGCTGCGCGTTCGGCCATCGGCGGCTGAGCGTCATGGACCCGCTGAACGGCGCCCAGCCGATGATTCGCCCGACCCGAACGGCGGACGATCACGACTGCGTCATCGTCTATAACGGAGAGCTGTACAATGCGCCGGAGCTGAGAAAGGAACTCGAGCTGCGGGGACATTCCTTTCGCACGACTTGCGATACGGAAGTGCTGCTGCTCTCCTACGTCGAGTGGGGGCCGGCCTGCGTGGACAAATTGAACGGCATTTTCGCGTTCGCGATTTGGCGGACCGACGAGGAAAAGCTGTTTATGGCGAGGGACCGGCTTGGCGTCAAGCCGCTTTTTTATCGGCGGGAAGAAGGCAGGCTGCTGTTCGGATCGGAGCCGAAAGCGATTTTGGCGCATCCGGACGTGCCGGCCGAAGTGGACGGCGAGGGGCTTGCCGAGCTGTTCGCCCTCGGCCCGGCGCGCACGCCGGGAGTCGGCGTCTGGCGCGGCATGTCCGAGCTGAAGCCGGGACATTGCCTGACGTACGACCGCGACGGCATGAAAATAGCCGCGTATTGGCGGCTATCCAGCCGGCCGCATGAGGAAGACGAGCGGGCGACGGCCGAGCGGGTCGGCGAACTGCTCGACGATACGGTGCGGCGGCAGCTCGTCTCCGACGTGCCCGTCTGCACCCTGCTCTCGGGCGGACTCGATTCGAGCGCCCTGACGGCGCTGGCCGTCCGCTATTACGGGGAAACGGAGCAAGGCCAGGTCCATACGTACTCGATCGACTACGTGGATAACGACAAGCATTTTACCGCCCACGACTTCCAGCCGAATTCGGACGCTCCCTGGATCAAGAGAATGAACGAGTTTCTCGGCACGAACCACCATTACGTCCAGTTCGACACGCCCGAACTCGTCGAAGCGCTGGAAGCGGCCGTCCTCGCGAAAGACGTGCCCGGCATGGCGGACATCGACGCGTCGCTGTATTTGTTTTGCCGGGAAATCAAAAAGGACGCCACCGTCGCCATTTCCGGCGAAGCGGCCGACGAGGTGTTCGGCGGCTATCCGTGGTTCCACCGGCAGGAAGCGCTGACCGCCTCGACCTTCCCGTGGTCGCTGTCGGCCGGGCTTCGGGAAAGCGTCCTGTCGCCCGAGCTTAAAGCGCACATACGTCCGCTCGACTACATCGCGGACCGGTACGCCCAGGCGCTGGGCGAAGTGCCGAAGCTGCAGGGAGAAGACGAAGCGGCGGCAAGGATGCGCGTCATGTCGTACTTGAACATCACCCGCTTCATGCCGACGCTGCTCGACCGCAAAGACCGGATGAGCATGGCCGCCGGCCTCGAGGTGCGGGTTCCCTTCTGCGACCATCGGCTCGTCGAATACGTGTTCAACATCCCATGGGAACTCAAAATGGCGGGACAGCGCGAAAAAGGCATTTTGCGCCGGGCGCTGGAAGGCGTGCTGCCGGACGACGTGCTGTACCGGAAAAAAAGCCCCTATCCGAAAACCCACAACCCGGCCTACCTCGAAGCGGTTCGCTCGCTCCTGACGGAGCGGCTGAACGACCCGTCGTCGCCGCTGCTGCCGCTCATCGACGCGGAGCATATCCGCGGCCTGGTCCGGACGGCCGACGCGCGCTCCCATCTGCCGTGGTTCGGCCAGCTGATGTCGGCGCCGCAGCTGTTCGCCTATTTGCTGCAATTCGATTTCTGGCTGCGGAAATACAACGTGTCGATCGTGTAA
- a CDS encoding sugar ABC transporter permease: MRKESAGKLFKDVVRDKWLYIMLLPGVLYFLIFKYVPMYGLVMAFQDFRPGLGFTNSPWVGLKHFERLFGEPQFWRLFRNTLLLAIYNLVFFFPAPILLALMLNEVRREKFKRFVQTLVYIPHFVSWVVVVGICYILFTTENGVVNELLYRLTGEKIPFLLSPEWFRTVIVSQQIWKEVGWGTIIFLAALTGVDMQLYEAARIDGASRLRQIWHVTLPAIRSTIVILLILRLGNFLDTGFEQIFLMLTATNREVGEVFDTFVYTKGLTQGQYSYSAAVGMFKSVVALALVLGANWTAKKFGQEGVY; encoded by the coding sequence ATCCGGAAGGAGAGCGCGGGGAAGCTGTTCAAGGACGTCGTCCGGGACAAATGGCTCTACATCATGCTGCTGCCGGGAGTGCTGTACTTCCTGATTTTCAAGTACGTTCCGATGTACGGTCTCGTCATGGCGTTTCAGGATTTCAGGCCCGGGCTCGGGTTTACGAACAGCCCGTGGGTCGGCTTGAAGCATTTCGAGCGTCTGTTCGGAGAGCCGCAATTTTGGCGGCTGTTCCGCAACACGCTGCTGCTTGCGATTTACAATCTCGTCTTTTTCTTTCCCGCTCCGATTTTGCTTGCGCTCATGCTGAACGAGGTCCGCCGGGAAAAATTCAAGCGCTTCGTGCAAACGCTCGTTTACATTCCGCACTTCGTTTCATGGGTCGTCGTCGTCGGCATCTGCTACATCCTGTTTACGACGGAAAACGGGGTCGTCAACGAGCTTCTGTACCGGCTTACCGGCGAAAAAATCCCGTTTCTGCTAAGTCCGGAGTGGTTCCGCACCGTCATCGTTTCGCAGCAAATCTGGAAGGAAGTCGGCTGGGGCACGATCATTTTTCTGGCGGCGCTGACCGGAGTCGACATGCAGCTGTACGAAGCGGCCCGGATCGACGGCGCGAGCCGGCTGCGCCAAATCTGGCACGTGACGCTGCCGGCCATCCGCAGCACGATCGTCATCCTGCTCATTCTGCGGCTGGGCAACTTTCTGGACACGGGCTTCGAGCAAATTTTCCTGATGCTGACCGCGACCAACCGCGAAGTCGGCGAAGTGTTCGACACGTTCGTCTATACGAAGGGCCTGACGCAGGGCCAGTACAGCTACAGCGCCGCCGTCGGGATGTTCAAATCCGTCGTGGCTCTCGCGCTCGTCCTGGGCGCCAACTGGACCGCCAAAAAGTTCGGCCAGGAAGGCGTATATTAA
- a CDS encoding extracellular solute-binding protein, with protein sequence MTAKRWWMGVSAAVLAAGVLAGCARSETGGAGEAEDGGPLAVSMALTQVGEIPAKDNAVEKLLEEYTETELDIQWIPQSAYDEKVSVMMASKEMPKIIKLNYVPLVINAIRSGDFWEIGPYLPEYPNLSAQDEQHYKNISVEGKIYGVPLFRDMGRATFNYRKDWLDKLGLDIPTNPDEWYEAQKAFVTGDPDGNGKDDTYGWMLDKQYNTGISALLTRLAVANGSVNKWGIVDGKMTPDFTQPEFFEVLSMFRRMYEEKLINQDFAVLDGSEVGLKFDAGTAGFGNSVAGALKSQHERLTKADPDAVVDNSGFIGPDGIRLAGEPGHNGFLAIPKSSVKTEDELKRILAFLDDMMNEDAANLLVRGIKDVHYADTDDGKTEITDFDAFQLEVKPYRDNLLYVEGYNTKPLKDTPQGEKGTRMAKENLQYAVPNEALTLTSAMYSERGNELETMIGDAMTKYIMGEIDEAGWQKEIENWRKAGGDEVIREFQESYDSIHK encoded by the coding sequence ATGACAGCAAAACGTTGGTGGATGGGCGTGAGCGCGGCCGTGCTCGCCGCGGGAGTGCTCGCGGGCTGCGCCCGAAGCGAAACCGGGGGGGCCGGAGAGGCGGAAGACGGCGGCCCGCTGGCGGTCAGCATGGCGCTTACGCAGGTCGGGGAAATTCCGGCCAAGGACAACGCCGTCGAAAAGCTGCTCGAGGAGTATACCGAAACGGAGCTCGACATCCAGTGGATCCCGCAGTCCGCCTACGACGAGAAAGTCAGCGTCATGATGGCGTCCAAGGAAATGCCGAAAATCATCAAGCTGAACTACGTGCCGCTCGTCATCAACGCGATCCGGTCGGGGGATTTTTGGGAGATCGGCCCGTACTTGCCGGAGTATCCGAATTTGTCCGCGCAGGACGAGCAGCATTACAAAAACATCTCGGTAGAAGGAAAAATTTACGGCGTGCCGCTGTTTCGCGACATGGGCAGGGCTACCTTCAACTACCGGAAGGATTGGCTGGACAAGCTCGGGCTCGACATTCCGACCAATCCGGACGAGTGGTACGAGGCGCAGAAGGCGTTCGTCACCGGCGATCCGGACGGCAACGGCAAGGACGACACGTACGGTTGGATGCTAGACAAACAGTACAACACGGGCATTTCCGCGCTGCTCACAAGGCTTGCGGTCGCGAACGGCAGCGTCAACAAGTGGGGGATCGTCGACGGCAAGATGACGCCGGATTTTACGCAGCCGGAGTTTTTCGAGGTGCTGAGCATGTTCCGCCGCATGTACGAGGAGAAGCTGATCAATCAGGATTTCGCCGTTCTGGACGGGTCCGAGGTCGGCCTGAAGTTCGATGCGGGAACGGCAGGCTTCGGCAATTCCGTCGCCGGAGCTTTGAAAAGCCAGCATGAGCGGCTGACGAAAGCGGATCCGGACGCCGTCGTCGACAACTCGGGCTTTATCGGCCCGGACGGCATTCGCCTGGCGGGCGAGCCGGGGCATAACGGCTTCCTGGCGATACCGAAGTCGTCGGTCAAGACGGAAGACGAGCTGAAACGGATTTTGGCCTTCCTTGACGATATGATGAACGAGGACGCGGCGAATTTGCTCGTCCGCGGAATCAAGGACGTGCACTACGCCGACACGGACGACGGAAAGACGGAAATAACCGATTTCGACGCGTTCCAGCTGGAGGTCAAGCCGTACCGCGACAACCTGCTGTACGTGGAAGGGTATAACACGAAGCCGCTCAAAGATACGCCGCAGGGCGAAAAAGGGACGAGAATGGCCAAAGAGAACCTGCAGTACGCGGTGCCGAACGAGGCGCTGACGCTGACGTCGGCGATGTACTCGGAGCGGGGCAACGAGCTGGAGACGATGATCGGCGACGCCATGACCAAGTACATCATGGGCGAGATCGACGAAGCCGGCTGGCAGAAGGAAATCGAGAACTGGCGCAAAGCGGGCGGCGACGAGGTCATCCGGGAGTTCCAGGAATCCTACGACAGCATCCATAAGTGA
- the rph gene encoding ribonuclease PH produces MRSDGRQPRELRPFAVTLHPNKFAEGSVLIEMGDTKVLCTATVDEKVPPFMKGQGKGWVTAEYSMLPRATQTRNPREASRGKLTGRTMEIQRLIGRALRSVVRLDALGERTITLDCDVLQADGGTRTTSITGAFIALALAVHKLSKTVSFATYPVSDYLASISVGQLQGQTLLDLNYEEDSKAKVDMNVVMTGNGSFVEVQGTGEEAPFSREELDDLLEAAEEGIRQLIAMQRDSLGEAGARIGTVHL; encoded by the coding sequence ATGCGATCCGACGGAAGGCAACCCCGCGAGCTGCGGCCGTTTGCCGTAACGCTACATCCGAATAAATTTGCCGAGGGCTCGGTGCTCATCGAGATGGGCGATACGAAGGTGCTCTGCACCGCCACGGTAGACGAGAAAGTGCCGCCCTTCATGAAAGGGCAGGGCAAGGGCTGGGTGACGGCCGAATATTCGATGCTGCCCCGCGCGACGCAAACGCGGAACCCGCGGGAAGCGAGCCGGGGGAAATTGACCGGCCGCACGATGGAAATCCAGCGATTGATCGGCCGGGCGCTGCGCTCCGTCGTTCGCCTTGACGCGCTCGGCGAACGAACGATTACGCTGGACTGCGACGTGCTGCAGGCGGACGGCGGAACCCGGACGACCTCGATTACGGGAGCGTTTATCGCGCTCGCTCTCGCCGTACATAAGCTATCCAAGACGGTTTCGTTTGCGACCTATCCGGTTTCCGACTATTTGGCTTCGATCAGCGTCGGACAGCTTCAAGGGCAGACGCTGCTGGACCTGAATTACGAAGAGGACTCCAAGGCCAAGGTGGACATGAACGTGGTCATGACCGGCAACGGTTCGTTCGTGGAGGTGCAGGGGACCGGCGAGGAGGCGCCTTTCTCGCGGGAGGAACTTGACGATTTGCTCGAAGCGGCCGAAGAAGGCATCCGGCAGCTGATCGCGATGCAGCGCGATTCGCTCGGCGAAGCGGGCGCGAGAATCGGGACGGTGCACCTATGA
- a CDS encoding non-canonical purine NTP pyrophosphatase produces the protein MIGAGGTVIVATRNRGKTREFRAAFAQLGLETKDLNELEQDIPEIEETGATFYDNALIKAQAVAKATGLPALADDSGLCVDALQGAPGVYSARYAGEGAGDADNNAKLLRELAAAVGERSADSAVIAAEAGASLPEGARLLSPARFVSSLVLAYPDGRVRAAAEGEVRGFIVDRPAGAGGFGYDPLFWLPELGKTMAEVTVEEKNALSHRGHALRKLLGQLQPDSGRNG, from the coding sequence ATGATCGGCGCCGGCGGAACGGTCATCGTCGCGACCCGCAACCGGGGCAAGACGCGGGAGTTTCGCGCCGCCTTTGCGCAGCTGGGGCTCGAGACGAAAGATTTGAACGAGCTCGAGCAGGACATTCCGGAGATCGAGGAGACGGGCGCGACCTTTTACGATAACGCGCTGATCAAGGCCCAAGCCGTCGCGAAAGCGACCGGACTGCCGGCGCTGGCCGACGACTCGGGTCTTTGCGTCGACGCGCTCCAAGGCGCGCCGGGCGTTTACTCGGCGCGCTACGCGGGGGAAGGCGCCGGCGACGCCGACAACAACGCGAAGCTGCTGCGGGAACTGGCGGCGGCCGTCGGCGAACGCTCGGCGGATTCCGCCGTTATCGCCGCGGAGGCCGGCGCGTCATTGCCGGAAGGGGCGAGGCTGCTAAGTCCGGCGCGCTTCGTCAGCTCGCTCGTGCTGGCATATCCGGACGGCCGGGTTCGGGCGGCGGCGGAAGGCGAGGTCCGCGGGTTTATCGTCGACCGGCCGGCGGGCGCCGGAGGATTCGGCTACGATCCGCTTTTCTGGCTGCCGGAGCTGGGCAAGACGATGGCCGAAGTGACCGTCGAGGAAAAAAACGCGCTGAGCCACCGCGGCCACGCCCTGCGCAAGCTTCTCGGGCAGCTGCAGCCGGACTCGGGCCGGAACGGGTAA
- a CDS encoding GerMN domain-containing protein, with protein MKRKKRRSRYAKLLAVAVLIPLAACGLGDLGSQSSNPIDPPPAELERQMIQAAEAGLQAPTGTGEPETPAVAQPEGEPGAQTETPADSQIGAQAASGNGAPSGSGTSHPAAAEAAGQQADELTVYLMDRNGYLAPMTLSLPQNGADKRSQEEKAAAWLVEKSGQAEQLPQGFAPILPEGTVFESIKTDEETGTATVNFAQPFPKLAADRERKTVEAIVWTMTEIPGIRQVKIESGGQPLRQLPASGLPLAETLTRSYGINLERTPGIQASRSMAVTLYFSARSEEGEGYFIPVTRLVERTADKGRAALEELIKGPGDRDHLLPVVAPSVTVEELATASDRIDVSLKDAGWEPEQTVSADMMQAVVLTITESAGSRKVHISINGEESLVDSAKTSYSEPVGRPERINALTR; from the coding sequence ATGAAACGGAAAAAACGAAGAAGCCGTTACGCCAAGCTGCTTGCCGTAGCCGTGCTGATTCCTCTCGCGGCCTGCGGACTGGGCGATCTGGGTTCGCAAAGCTCGAACCCCATCGACCCGCCGCCGGCAGAGCTGGAACGGCAGATGATTCAGGCCGCAGAGGCCGGGCTGCAGGCCCCGACGGGAACGGGCGAGCCGGAAACGCCTGCCGTCGCCCAACCGGAAGGGGAACCCGGCGCGCAAACGGAAACGCCTGCCGATTCCCAAATCGGAGCGCAGGCGGCTTCCGGCAACGGAGCGCCATCCGGGTCCGGAACCTCGCATCCCGCAGCGGCGGAAGCGGCCGGCCAACAAGCGGACGAGCTTACCGTCTATCTGATGGATCGCAACGGTTATTTGGCGCCGATGACGTTAAGCCTTCCGCAAAACGGCGCGGACAAGCGCTCCCAGGAAGAAAAAGCGGCCGCCTGGCTCGTCGAAAAATCCGGTCAAGCCGAGCAGCTGCCGCAAGGATTCGCCCCGATTTTGCCCGAGGGCACGGTTTTCGAATCCATTAAAACCGACGAAGAAACGGGGACCGCAACCGTGAATTTCGCCCAGCCGTTTCCGAAGCTTGCCGCGGACCGCGAGCGAAAAACGGTCGAAGCTATCGTCTGGACGATGACGGAAATTCCCGGCATCCGTCAGGTCAAAATCGAAAGCGGCGGTCAGCCGCTCCGCCAGCTTCCGGCTTCCGGCCTTCCGCTGGCCGAGACCCTCACCCGGAGCTACGGGATCAATCTCGAGCGGACTCCCGGCATTCAGGCCAGCCGATCGATGGCCGTCACGCTTTACTTCTCCGCCCGATCGGAAGAGGGAGAAGGCTACTTCATTCCGGTTACTCGCCTGGTCGAACGCACCGCGGACAAAGGCCGGGCCGCCTTGGAGGAGCTGATCAAAGGGCCGGGCGACCGCGACCATCTGCTGCCCGTCGTAGCCCCGTCCGTTACCGTGGAGGAACTCGCGACGGCGTCCGACCGGATCGACGTTTCGCTTAAGGATGCGGGGTGGGAGCCCGAACAAACGGTATCTGCGGACATGATGCAGGCCGTCGTGCTTACGATTACGGAATCCGCGGGCTCGCGGAAAGTCCATATTTCCATCAACGGCGAGGAATCGCTGGTCGATTCCGCCAAGACGTCCTATTCGGAACCGGTCGGCCGCCCCGAGCGAATCAACGCGCTGACCCGCTAA